Proteins found in one Chiroxiphia lanceolata isolate bChiLan1 unplaced genomic scaffold, bChiLan1.pri scaffold_59_arrow_ctg1, whole genome shotgun sequence genomic segment:
- the TRIM28 gene encoding transcription intermediary factor 1-beta isoform X1, translating into MSGPEAAAAARTGPEGAGKGPRAEPLGHLELLEHCGRCRERLSPQRDPRLLPCLHSVCGTCLGGDGAVFECPVCRYQCPLGDILDNFFLQDSGAGATAGPEPRQSCSSCEDNAVATRFCDDCAEPLCDTCVQAHLRVRYTRGHSVRDIGSAPPRSGASPALGPCPEHPEEPRDRFCSSCSTLVCHLCQLSTHQGHRSQSVPEAAREQQSLLLDVSRCLSTKLASLQDCQRHLRGLQRQGSEAQQRLQVEVKMAILQVMRELNKRGKVLLGEAQKVTEMWQEELERRLRALSELQKHHELVMCFVSRAMGTSRGTALLLSHRLIHSQIQRSLRVPVEREEPPGELKFQWDLPAWTKSAENFGTIISEWPLPRPGSPPPAMRPRDPPPAPQVVSNGQVTPRLLFQPPQNRAGGGAQEAPWGSPPIGREALGPPLPPQFPSGIEGLECPDLSPPHLEPPPETPKLAATGPPENTVTGGDRRKSGNSPREEKFVKKLLIKRRRPRGCQGPPPRPLKVPRVSLERLELGLALDPALPLPAFRVLPGPSAGQFSVIVIEQGGTAQGTPQGTAQGTVQGTPQGTPQGTAQSTRPQGNIPVKEEPQELAIGDPGDTKPVGLLPPPTVGGVPRGVPSEGVPSEGVPSEGVPTEGVPVGWSCRVCGRAGAVVMCDRCQRCFHLHCHLPALLDVPSSDWTCSLCQELPLPSQGPLGQGTPARLSPLDQQRCELVLLELLCHEPCRALQRPRGLAEGGPALDLTLMRAKLQEKLSPPYRTPEEFARDAWRVLGQLQGTTEDKVGLQSLLSVQRFLETRLSRVFGDRKFWDHPGTPLQPEPPPQGGWDHPGSPPVSWDPNSAAPGS; encoded by the exons ATGTCGGGCCctgaggcggcggcggcggccagGACGGGCCCGGAAGGGGCCGGGAAGGGCCCGCGAGCGGAGCCCTTGGggcacctggagctgctggagcactgcGGGCGCTGCCGGGAGCGCCTCAGCCCCCAGCGGGACCCGcggctcctgccctgcctgcactcGGTGTGCGGGACCTGCCTCGGCGGAGATGGAGCGG TGTTCGAGTGCCCCGTGTGCCGCTACCAGTGTCCCCTGGGGGACATCCTGGACAACTTCTTCCTGCAGGACAGTGGGGCTGGAGCCACCGCAGGGCCTGAGCCCCGCCAG agctgcagcagctgcgaGGACAACGCGGTGGCCACGAGGTTCTGCGATGACTGCGCCGAGCCCCTGTGTGACACCTGCGTGCAGGCCCATCTCAGGGTCAGGTACACCCGGGGCCACTCCGTCAGGGACATCG GCTCAGCCCCGCCCCGTTCCGGTGCCAGTCCCGCTCTGGGGCCGTGCCCAGAGCACCCGGAGGAGCCCCGGGATCGGTTCTGTTCCAGCTGTTCCACCCTCGTGTGCCACCTGTGCCAGCTCAGCACCCACCAGGGCCACCG TTCCCAGAGTGTTCCTGAGGCGGCTCGTGAGCAGCAGTCGCTGCTGCTGGACGTGTCCCGCTGCCTCAGCACCAAACTGGCCTCGCTGCAGGACTGCCAGCGGCACCTGCGGGGCCT GCAGCGCCAGGGCTCGGAGGCGCAGCAGCGGCTGCAGGTGGAGGTGAAAATGGCCATCCTGCAGGTCATGAGGGAGCTCAACAAGCGCGGCAAGGTCCTGCTCGGGGAGGCCCAG AAGGTGACGGAGAtgtggcaggaggagctggagcggcggctccgggcgcTGTCGGAGCTGCAGAAGCACCACGAGCTCGTCATGTGCTTCGTGTCCCGGGCCATGGGCACCTCCCggggcactgccctgctgctctcccacagACTG ATCCATTCCCAGATCCAGCGGAGCCTCCGTGTCCCAGTGGAGCGTGAGGAGCCCCCGGGGGAGCTGAAATTCCAGTGGGATCTTCCCGCCTGGACCAAGAGCGCCGAGAACTTCG gcACCATCATCTCGGAGTGGCCCCTGCCCCGCCCCGGGAGccccccccctgccatgaggCCCCGAGATCCCCCCCCGGCCCCACAG gtGGTGAGCAACGGGCAGGTGACCCCCAGGCTGCTCTTTCAGCCCCCCCAGaacagggctggagggggggcacaggaggccccctgggggtcccccccAATTGGGCGGGAGGCTCTGGGCCCCCCCCTCCCACCTCAGTTTCCCTCCGGGATCGAGGGCTTGGAATGTCCTGACTTGTCCCCCCCACACCTGGAGCCGCCGCCGGAGACCCCCAAGCTGG CAGCCACCGGGCCCCCCGAAAACACCGTCACAGGAGGGGACAG GAGGAAATCTGGGAATTCCCCCCGGGAGGAAAAGTTTGTTAAGAAGCTGCTCATTAAACG gAGGCGTCCCCGAGGGTGCCAGGGCCCCCCCCCACGCCCCCTCAAGGTGCCGCGGGTGTCGCTGGAGCGGCTGGAGCTGGGCCTGGCGCTGGACCCGGCCCTGCCCCTGCCCGCCTTCCGCGTCCTGCCGGGGCCCTCGGCCGGGCAGTTCAGCGTCATCGTCATCGAGCAGGGGGGGACagcccaggggacaccacagggGACAGCCCAGGGGACAGTGCAGGGGACACCCCAGGGGACACCCCAGGGGACAGCGCAGAGCACACGGCCACAGGGAAACATCCCCGTCAAG gAGGAGCCTCAGGAATTGGCCATCGGGGACCCCGGGGACACCAAGCCCGTGGGgctgctgccccctcccaccgtggggggtgtccccaggggtgtcccctcGGAGGGTGTCCCCTCGGAGGGTGTCCCCTCGGAGGGTGTCCCCACTGAGGGTGTCCCCGTGGGGTGGAGCTGCCGGGTGTGTGGCCGTGCGGGGGCCGTGGTGATGTGTGACCGGTGCCAGCGCTGCTTCCACCTGCACTGCCACCTGCCCGCCCTGCTCGATGTGCCCAG CTCCGACTGGACGTGTTCgctgtgccaggagctccccctgccctctcAGGGCCCCCTGGGCCAGGGAACCCCCGCCCGACTGAGCCCCCTGGACCAGCAG AGGTgtgagctggtgctgctggagctgctgtgccacGAGCCCTGCAGGGCCCTGCAGCGCCCGCGCGGCCTTGCG GAGGGGGGTCCCGCCCTGGACCTGACCCTGATGAGGGCGaagctgcaggagaagctgaGCCCCCCGTACAGGACCCCTGAGGAGTTTGCCAGGGACGCCTGGAGggtcctggggcagctccaggggacCACCGAG GACAAGGTGGGGCTGCAGTCCCTGCTGAGCGTCCAGAGGTTCCTCGAGACCCGCCTGAGCCGCGTCTTCGGGGACAGGAAATTCTGGGaccacccagggacccccctgcagcctgagccccctccccaggggggCTGGGACCACCCGGGGTCACCCCCGGTGTCCTGGGACCCCaattctgctgctccagggtcCTGA
- the UBE2M gene encoding NEDD8-conjugating enzyme Ubc12: MIKLFSLKQQKKEEESAGGTKSSSKKASAAQLRIQKDINELNLPKTCEIDFSDQDDLLHFRLLICPDEGFYKGGKFVFSFKVGQGYPHDPPKVKCETMVYHPNIDLEGNVCLNILREDWKPVLTINSIIYGLQYLFLEPNPEDPLNKEAAEVLQSNRRLFEQNVQRSLRGGYVGATYFERCLK; the protein is encoded by the exons ATGATCAAGCTGTTCTCgctgaagcagcagaagaaggaggaggaatcGGCCGGAGGCACCAAGAGCTCCAGCAAAAAGGCCTCGGCGGCTCAGCTGCGGATCCAGAAAG ACATCAACGAGCTGAACCTGCCCAAGACGTGTGAGATCGACTTCTCCGACCAGGACGACCTGCTGCACTTCCGGCTGCTCATCTGCCCTGACGAG GGTTTCTACAAGGGCGGCAAATTCGTCTTCAGCTTTAAG gTGGGCCAGGGGTACCCCCACGACCCCCCCAAGGTGAAGTGCGAGACGATGGTTTATCACCCCAACATCGACCTGGAGGGCAACGTGTGCCTCAACATCCTCAG GGAGGACTGGAAGCCCGTCCTGACCATCAACTCCATCATCTACGGCCTCCAGTACCTGTTCCTG gagCCGAACCCCGAGGACCCCCTGAACAAGGAGGCGGCCGAGGTCCTGCAGAGCAACCGGCGCCTCTTCGAGCAGAACGTGCAGCGCTCGCTGCGGGGGGGCTACGTGGGGGCCACGTACTTCGAGCGCTGCCTCAAGTGA
- the TRIM28 gene encoding transcription intermediary factor 1-beta isoform X4, which produces MSGPEAAAAARTGPEGAGKGPRAEPLGHLELLEHCGRCRERLSPQRDPRLLPCLHSVCGTCLGGDGAVFECPVCRYQCPLGDILDNFFLQDSGAGATAGPEPRQSCSSCEDNAVATRFCDDCAEPLCDTCVQAHLRVRYTRGHSVRDIGSAPPRSGASPALGPCPEHPEEPRDRFCSSCSTLVCHLCQLSTHQGHRSQSVPEAAREQQSLLLDVSRCLSTKLASLQDCQRHLRGLQRQGSEAQQRLQVEVKMAILQVMRELNKRGKVLLGEAQKVTEMWQEELERRLRALSELQKHHELVMCFVSRAMGTSRGTALLLSHRLIHSQIQRSLRVPVEREEPPGELKFQWDLPAWTKSAENFGTIISEWPLPRPGSPPPAMRPRDPPPAPQVVSNGQVTPRLLFQPPQNRAGGGAQEAPWGSPPIGREALGPPLPPQFPSGIEGLECPDLSPPHLEPPPETPKLAATGPPENTVTGGDRRKSGNSPREEKFVKKLLIKRRRPRGCQGPPPRPLKVPRVSLERLELGLALDPALPLPAFRVLPGPSAGQFSVIVIEQGGTAQGTPQGTAQGTRPQGNIPVKEEPQELAIGDPGDTKPVGLLPPPTVGGVPRGVPSEGVPSEGVPSEGVPTEGVPVGWSCRVCGRAGAVVMCDRCQRCFHLHCHLPALLDVPSSDWTCSLCQELPLPSQGPLGQGTPARLSPLDQQRCELVLLELLCHEPCRALQRPRGLAEGGPALDLTLMRAKLQEKLSPPYRTPEEFARDAWRVLGQLQGTTEDKVGLQSLLSVQRFLETRLSRVFGDRKFWDHPGTPLQPEPPPQGGWDHPGSPPVSWDPNSAAPGS; this is translated from the exons ATGTCGGGCCctgaggcggcggcggcggccagGACGGGCCCGGAAGGGGCCGGGAAGGGCCCGCGAGCGGAGCCCTTGGggcacctggagctgctggagcactgcGGGCGCTGCCGGGAGCGCCTCAGCCCCCAGCGGGACCCGcggctcctgccctgcctgcactcGGTGTGCGGGACCTGCCTCGGCGGAGATGGAGCGG TGTTCGAGTGCCCCGTGTGCCGCTACCAGTGTCCCCTGGGGGACATCCTGGACAACTTCTTCCTGCAGGACAGTGGGGCTGGAGCCACCGCAGGGCCTGAGCCCCGCCAG agctgcagcagctgcgaGGACAACGCGGTGGCCACGAGGTTCTGCGATGACTGCGCCGAGCCCCTGTGTGACACCTGCGTGCAGGCCCATCTCAGGGTCAGGTACACCCGGGGCCACTCCGTCAGGGACATCG GCTCAGCCCCGCCCCGTTCCGGTGCCAGTCCCGCTCTGGGGCCGTGCCCAGAGCACCCGGAGGAGCCCCGGGATCGGTTCTGTTCCAGCTGTTCCACCCTCGTGTGCCACCTGTGCCAGCTCAGCACCCACCAGGGCCACCG TTCCCAGAGTGTTCCTGAGGCGGCTCGTGAGCAGCAGTCGCTGCTGCTGGACGTGTCCCGCTGCCTCAGCACCAAACTGGCCTCGCTGCAGGACTGCCAGCGGCACCTGCGGGGCCT GCAGCGCCAGGGCTCGGAGGCGCAGCAGCGGCTGCAGGTGGAGGTGAAAATGGCCATCCTGCAGGTCATGAGGGAGCTCAACAAGCGCGGCAAGGTCCTGCTCGGGGAGGCCCAG AAGGTGACGGAGAtgtggcaggaggagctggagcggcggctccgggcgcTGTCGGAGCTGCAGAAGCACCACGAGCTCGTCATGTGCTTCGTGTCCCGGGCCATGGGCACCTCCCggggcactgccctgctgctctcccacagACTG ATCCATTCCCAGATCCAGCGGAGCCTCCGTGTCCCAGTGGAGCGTGAGGAGCCCCCGGGGGAGCTGAAATTCCAGTGGGATCTTCCCGCCTGGACCAAGAGCGCCGAGAACTTCG gcACCATCATCTCGGAGTGGCCCCTGCCCCGCCCCGGGAGccccccccctgccatgaggCCCCGAGATCCCCCCCCGGCCCCACAG gtGGTGAGCAACGGGCAGGTGACCCCCAGGCTGCTCTTTCAGCCCCCCCAGaacagggctggagggggggcacaggaggccccctgggggtcccccccAATTGGGCGGGAGGCTCTGGGCCCCCCCCTCCCACCTCAGTTTCCCTCCGGGATCGAGGGCTTGGAATGTCCTGACTTGTCCCCCCCACACCTGGAGCCGCCGCCGGAGACCCCCAAGCTGG CAGCCACCGGGCCCCCCGAAAACACCGTCACAGGAGGGGACAG GAGGAAATCTGGGAATTCCCCCCGGGAGGAAAAGTTTGTTAAGAAGCTGCTCATTAAACG gAGGCGTCCCCGAGGGTGCCAGGGCCCCCCCCCACGCCCCCTCAAGGTGCCGCGGGTGTCGCTGGAGCGGCTGGAGCTGGGCCTGGCGCTGGACCCGGCCCTGCCCCTGCCCGCCTTCCGCGTCCTGCCGGGGCCCTCGGCCGGGCAGTTCAGCGTCATCGTCATCGAGCAGGGGGGGACagcccaggggacaccacagggGACAGCCCAGGG CACACGGCCACAGGGAAACATCCCCGTCAAG gAGGAGCCTCAGGAATTGGCCATCGGGGACCCCGGGGACACCAAGCCCGTGGGgctgctgccccctcccaccgtggggggtgtccccaggggtgtcccctcGGAGGGTGTCCCCTCGGAGGGTGTCCCCTCGGAGGGTGTCCCCACTGAGGGTGTCCCCGTGGGGTGGAGCTGCCGGGTGTGTGGCCGTGCGGGGGCCGTGGTGATGTGTGACCGGTGCCAGCGCTGCTTCCACCTGCACTGCCACCTGCCCGCCCTGCTCGATGTGCCCAG CTCCGACTGGACGTGTTCgctgtgccaggagctccccctgccctctcAGGGCCCCCTGGGCCAGGGAACCCCCGCCCGACTGAGCCCCCTGGACCAGCAG AGGTgtgagctggtgctgctggagctgctgtgccacGAGCCCTGCAGGGCCCTGCAGCGCCCGCGCGGCCTTGCG GAGGGGGGTCCCGCCCTGGACCTGACCCTGATGAGGGCGaagctgcaggagaagctgaGCCCCCCGTACAGGACCCCTGAGGAGTTTGCCAGGGACGCCTGGAGggtcctggggcagctccaggggacCACCGAG GACAAGGTGGGGCTGCAGTCCCTGCTGAGCGTCCAGAGGTTCCTCGAGACCCGCCTGAGCCGCGTCTTCGGGGACAGGAAATTCTGGGaccacccagggacccccctgcagcctgagccccctccccaggggggCTGGGACCACCCGGGGTCACCCCCGGTGTCCTGGGACCCCaattctgctgctccagggtcCTGA
- the TRIM28 gene encoding transcription intermediary factor 1-beta isoform X3 — protein MSGPEAAAAARTGPEGAGKGPRAEPLGHLELLEHCGRCRERLSPQRDPRLLPCLHSVCGTCLGGDGAVFECPVCRYQCPLGDILDNFFLQDSGAGATAGPEPRQSCSSCEDNAVATRFCDDCAEPLCDTCVQAHLRVRYTRGHSVRDIGSAPPRSGASPALGPCPEHPEEPRDRFCSSCSTLVCHLCQLSTHQGHRSQSVPEAAREQQSLLLDVSRCLSTKLASLQDCQRHLRGLQRQGSEAQQRLQVEVKMAILQVMRELNKRGKVLLGEAQVTEMWQEELERRLRALSELQKHHELVMCFVSRAMGTSRGTALLLSHRLIHSQIQRSLRVPVEREEPPGELKFQWDLPAWTKSAENFGTIISEWPLPRPGSPPPAMRPRDPPPAPQVVSNGQVTPRLLFQPPQNRAGGGAQEAPWGSPPIGREALGPPLPPQFPSGIEGLECPDLSPPHLEPPPETPKLAATGPPENTVTGGDRRKSGNSPREEKFVKKLLIKRRRPRGCQGPPPRPLKVPRVSLERLELGLALDPALPLPAFRVLPGPSAGQFSVIVIEQGGTAQGTPQGTAQGTVQGTPQGTPQGTAQSTRPQGNIPVKEEPQELAIGDPGDTKPVGLLPPPTVGGVPRGVPSEGVPSEGVPSEGVPTEGVPVGWSCRVCGRAGAVVMCDRCQRCFHLHCHLPALLDVPSSDWTCSLCQELPLPSQGPLGQGTPARLSPLDQQRCELVLLELLCHEPCRALQRPRGLAEGGPALDLTLMRAKLQEKLSPPYRTPEEFARDAWRVLGQLQGTTEDKVGLQSLLSVQRFLETRLSRVFGDRKFWDHPGTPLQPEPPPQGGWDHPGSPPVSWDPNSAAPGS, from the exons ATGTCGGGCCctgaggcggcggcggcggccagGACGGGCCCGGAAGGGGCCGGGAAGGGCCCGCGAGCGGAGCCCTTGGggcacctggagctgctggagcactgcGGGCGCTGCCGGGAGCGCCTCAGCCCCCAGCGGGACCCGcggctcctgccctgcctgcactcGGTGTGCGGGACCTGCCTCGGCGGAGATGGAGCGG TGTTCGAGTGCCCCGTGTGCCGCTACCAGTGTCCCCTGGGGGACATCCTGGACAACTTCTTCCTGCAGGACAGTGGGGCTGGAGCCACCGCAGGGCCTGAGCCCCGCCAG agctgcagcagctgcgaGGACAACGCGGTGGCCACGAGGTTCTGCGATGACTGCGCCGAGCCCCTGTGTGACACCTGCGTGCAGGCCCATCTCAGGGTCAGGTACACCCGGGGCCACTCCGTCAGGGACATCG GCTCAGCCCCGCCCCGTTCCGGTGCCAGTCCCGCTCTGGGGCCGTGCCCAGAGCACCCGGAGGAGCCCCGGGATCGGTTCTGTTCCAGCTGTTCCACCCTCGTGTGCCACCTGTGCCAGCTCAGCACCCACCAGGGCCACCG TTCCCAGAGTGTTCCTGAGGCGGCTCGTGAGCAGCAGTCGCTGCTGCTGGACGTGTCCCGCTGCCTCAGCACCAAACTGGCCTCGCTGCAGGACTGCCAGCGGCACCTGCGGGGCCT GCAGCGCCAGGGCTCGGAGGCGCAGCAGCGGCTGCAGGTGGAGGTGAAAATGGCCATCCTGCAGGTCATGAGGGAGCTCAACAAGCGCGGCAAGGTCCTGCTCGGGGAGGCCCAG GTGACGGAGAtgtggcaggaggagctggagcggcggctccgggcgcTGTCGGAGCTGCAGAAGCACCACGAGCTCGTCATGTGCTTCGTGTCCCGGGCCATGGGCACCTCCCggggcactgccctgctgctctcccacagACTG ATCCATTCCCAGATCCAGCGGAGCCTCCGTGTCCCAGTGGAGCGTGAGGAGCCCCCGGGGGAGCTGAAATTCCAGTGGGATCTTCCCGCCTGGACCAAGAGCGCCGAGAACTTCG gcACCATCATCTCGGAGTGGCCCCTGCCCCGCCCCGGGAGccccccccctgccatgaggCCCCGAGATCCCCCCCCGGCCCCACAG gtGGTGAGCAACGGGCAGGTGACCCCCAGGCTGCTCTTTCAGCCCCCCCAGaacagggctggagggggggcacaggaggccccctgggggtcccccccAATTGGGCGGGAGGCTCTGGGCCCCCCCCTCCCACCTCAGTTTCCCTCCGGGATCGAGGGCTTGGAATGTCCTGACTTGTCCCCCCCACACCTGGAGCCGCCGCCGGAGACCCCCAAGCTGG CAGCCACCGGGCCCCCCGAAAACACCGTCACAGGAGGGGACAG GAGGAAATCTGGGAATTCCCCCCGGGAGGAAAAGTTTGTTAAGAAGCTGCTCATTAAACG gAGGCGTCCCCGAGGGTGCCAGGGCCCCCCCCCACGCCCCCTCAAGGTGCCGCGGGTGTCGCTGGAGCGGCTGGAGCTGGGCCTGGCGCTGGACCCGGCCCTGCCCCTGCCCGCCTTCCGCGTCCTGCCGGGGCCCTCGGCCGGGCAGTTCAGCGTCATCGTCATCGAGCAGGGGGGGACagcccaggggacaccacagggGACAGCCCAGGGGACAGTGCAGGGGACACCCCAGGGGACACCCCAGGGGACAGCGCAGAGCACACGGCCACAGGGAAACATCCCCGTCAAG gAGGAGCCTCAGGAATTGGCCATCGGGGACCCCGGGGACACCAAGCCCGTGGGgctgctgccccctcccaccgtggggggtgtccccaggggtgtcccctcGGAGGGTGTCCCCTCGGAGGGTGTCCCCTCGGAGGGTGTCCCCACTGAGGGTGTCCCCGTGGGGTGGAGCTGCCGGGTGTGTGGCCGTGCGGGGGCCGTGGTGATGTGTGACCGGTGCCAGCGCTGCTTCCACCTGCACTGCCACCTGCCCGCCCTGCTCGATGTGCCCAG CTCCGACTGGACGTGTTCgctgtgccaggagctccccctgccctctcAGGGCCCCCTGGGCCAGGGAACCCCCGCCCGACTGAGCCCCCTGGACCAGCAG AGGTgtgagctggtgctgctggagctgctgtgccacGAGCCCTGCAGGGCCCTGCAGCGCCCGCGCGGCCTTGCG GAGGGGGGTCCCGCCCTGGACCTGACCCTGATGAGGGCGaagctgcaggagaagctgaGCCCCCCGTACAGGACCCCTGAGGAGTTTGCCAGGGACGCCTGGAGggtcctggggcagctccaggggacCACCGAG GACAAGGTGGGGCTGCAGTCCCTGCTGAGCGTCCAGAGGTTCCTCGAGACCCGCCTGAGCCGCGTCTTCGGGGACAGGAAATTCTGGGaccacccagggacccccctgcagcctgagccccctccccaggggggCTGGGACCACCCGGGGTCACCCCCGGTGTCCTGGGACCCCaattctgctgctccagggtcCTGA
- the TRIM28 gene encoding transcription intermediary factor 1-beta isoform X2 codes for MSGPEAAAAARTGPEGAGKGPRAEPLGHLELLEHCGRCRERLSPQRDPRLLPCLHSVCGTCLGGDGAVFECPVCRYQCPLGDILDNFFLQDSGAGATAGPEPRQSCSSCEDNAVATRFCDDCAEPLCDTCVQAHLRVRYTRGHSVRDIGSAPPRSGASPALGPCPEHPEEPRDRFCSSCSTLVCHLCQLSTHQGHRSQSVPEAAREQQSLLLDVSRCLSTKLASLQDCQRHLRGLQRQGSEAQQRLQVEVKMAILQVMRELNKRGKVLLGEAQKVTEMWQEELERRLRALSELQKHHELVMCFVSRAMGTSRGTALLLSHRLIHSQIQRSLRVPVEREEPPGELKFQWDLPAWTKSAENFGTIISEWPLPRPGSPPPAMRPRDPPPAPQVVSNGQVTPRLLFQPPQNRAGGGAQEAPWGSPPIGREALGPPLPPQFPSGIEGLECPDLSPPHLEPPPETPKLATGPPENTVTGGDRRKSGNSPREEKFVKKLLIKRRRPRGCQGPPPRPLKVPRVSLERLELGLALDPALPLPAFRVLPGPSAGQFSVIVIEQGGTAQGTPQGTAQGTVQGTPQGTPQGTAQSTRPQGNIPVKEEPQELAIGDPGDTKPVGLLPPPTVGGVPRGVPSEGVPSEGVPSEGVPTEGVPVGWSCRVCGRAGAVVMCDRCQRCFHLHCHLPALLDVPSSDWTCSLCQELPLPSQGPLGQGTPARLSPLDQQRCELVLLELLCHEPCRALQRPRGLAEGGPALDLTLMRAKLQEKLSPPYRTPEEFARDAWRVLGQLQGTTEDKVGLQSLLSVQRFLETRLSRVFGDRKFWDHPGTPLQPEPPPQGGWDHPGSPPVSWDPNSAAPGS; via the exons ATGTCGGGCCctgaggcggcggcggcggccagGACGGGCCCGGAAGGGGCCGGGAAGGGCCCGCGAGCGGAGCCCTTGGggcacctggagctgctggagcactgcGGGCGCTGCCGGGAGCGCCTCAGCCCCCAGCGGGACCCGcggctcctgccctgcctgcactcGGTGTGCGGGACCTGCCTCGGCGGAGATGGAGCGG TGTTCGAGTGCCCCGTGTGCCGCTACCAGTGTCCCCTGGGGGACATCCTGGACAACTTCTTCCTGCAGGACAGTGGGGCTGGAGCCACCGCAGGGCCTGAGCCCCGCCAG agctgcagcagctgcgaGGACAACGCGGTGGCCACGAGGTTCTGCGATGACTGCGCCGAGCCCCTGTGTGACACCTGCGTGCAGGCCCATCTCAGGGTCAGGTACACCCGGGGCCACTCCGTCAGGGACATCG GCTCAGCCCCGCCCCGTTCCGGTGCCAGTCCCGCTCTGGGGCCGTGCCCAGAGCACCCGGAGGAGCCCCGGGATCGGTTCTGTTCCAGCTGTTCCACCCTCGTGTGCCACCTGTGCCAGCTCAGCACCCACCAGGGCCACCG TTCCCAGAGTGTTCCTGAGGCGGCTCGTGAGCAGCAGTCGCTGCTGCTGGACGTGTCCCGCTGCCTCAGCACCAAACTGGCCTCGCTGCAGGACTGCCAGCGGCACCTGCGGGGCCT GCAGCGCCAGGGCTCGGAGGCGCAGCAGCGGCTGCAGGTGGAGGTGAAAATGGCCATCCTGCAGGTCATGAGGGAGCTCAACAAGCGCGGCAAGGTCCTGCTCGGGGAGGCCCAG AAGGTGACGGAGAtgtggcaggaggagctggagcggcggctccgggcgcTGTCGGAGCTGCAGAAGCACCACGAGCTCGTCATGTGCTTCGTGTCCCGGGCCATGGGCACCTCCCggggcactgccctgctgctctcccacagACTG ATCCATTCCCAGATCCAGCGGAGCCTCCGTGTCCCAGTGGAGCGTGAGGAGCCCCCGGGGGAGCTGAAATTCCAGTGGGATCTTCCCGCCTGGACCAAGAGCGCCGAGAACTTCG gcACCATCATCTCGGAGTGGCCCCTGCCCCGCCCCGGGAGccccccccctgccatgaggCCCCGAGATCCCCCCCCGGCCCCACAG gtGGTGAGCAACGGGCAGGTGACCCCCAGGCTGCTCTTTCAGCCCCCCCAGaacagggctggagggggggcacaggaggccccctgggggtcccccccAATTGGGCGGGAGGCTCTGGGCCCCCCCCTCCCACCTCAGTTTCCCTCCGGGATCGAGGGCTTGGAATGTCCTGACTTGTCCCCCCCACACCTGGAGCCGCCGCCGGAGACCCCCAAGCTGG CCACCGGGCCCCCCGAAAACACCGTCACAGGAGGGGACAG GAGGAAATCTGGGAATTCCCCCCGGGAGGAAAAGTTTGTTAAGAAGCTGCTCATTAAACG gAGGCGTCCCCGAGGGTGCCAGGGCCCCCCCCCACGCCCCCTCAAGGTGCCGCGGGTGTCGCTGGAGCGGCTGGAGCTGGGCCTGGCGCTGGACCCGGCCCTGCCCCTGCCCGCCTTCCGCGTCCTGCCGGGGCCCTCGGCCGGGCAGTTCAGCGTCATCGTCATCGAGCAGGGGGGGACagcccaggggacaccacagggGACAGCCCAGGGGACAGTGCAGGGGACACCCCAGGGGACACCCCAGGGGACAGCGCAGAGCACACGGCCACAGGGAAACATCCCCGTCAAG gAGGAGCCTCAGGAATTGGCCATCGGGGACCCCGGGGACACCAAGCCCGTGGGgctgctgccccctcccaccgtggggggtgtccccaggggtgtcccctcGGAGGGTGTCCCCTCGGAGGGTGTCCCCTCGGAGGGTGTCCCCACTGAGGGTGTCCCCGTGGGGTGGAGCTGCCGGGTGTGTGGCCGTGCGGGGGCCGTGGTGATGTGTGACCGGTGCCAGCGCTGCTTCCACCTGCACTGCCACCTGCCCGCCCTGCTCGATGTGCCCAG CTCCGACTGGACGTGTTCgctgtgccaggagctccccctgccctctcAGGGCCCCCTGGGCCAGGGAACCCCCGCCCGACTGAGCCCCCTGGACCAGCAG AGGTgtgagctggtgctgctggagctgctgtgccacGAGCCCTGCAGGGCCCTGCAGCGCCCGCGCGGCCTTGCG GAGGGGGGTCCCGCCCTGGACCTGACCCTGATGAGGGCGaagctgcaggagaagctgaGCCCCCCGTACAGGACCCCTGAGGAGTTTGCCAGGGACGCCTGGAGggtcctggggcagctccaggggacCACCGAG GACAAGGTGGGGCTGCAGTCCCTGCTGAGCGTCCAGAGGTTCCTCGAGACCCGCCTGAGCCGCGTCTTCGGGGACAGGAAATTCTGGGaccacccagggacccccctgcagcctgagccccctccccaggggggCTGGGACCACCCGGGGTCACCCCCGGTGTCCTGGGACCCCaattctgctgctccagggtcCTGA